The segment AAGATCATTGTCCGAAAATGGCACTTTACCTTCCATAGTTTAACTCCTAAAtcctaaaataattatatttactatGTATACTTACTTTTTTTGTACACGTAGTGCTTCCGAGGTGTCGGGTTAATTTAGAAGGTTGGGAAATTGGTGGAGTTCAAAATAAAGTATTACATATTCGAAGAGGAGAAtctatttcaaattcaaaagctAATAtagaaagaattattttatatgTGTGCATTgataatgtatatttataatattatatataaagttaTGTTAAGTTGTTCCTGATATGATTCTTAATTTTCCGATTCCAAAAGATGCTCAGACTGTCGACATTGTTATTCTTTATGCATGTATGGTGTATCTTTATTACAGAgaacagaaaatatttaataccaGTATAGTGtgatgatatatatttaatataataaacaaatatacataatttaaaatgtaaaaatgaaaacattacaAATGGTTTTCTTTATCGGTAAGAATTTTTATTCTGTACATTATACAAACCATTTGGTTGAAACTTGGATGCCAAATGTTATCAGTTAATGTCAAGACTACGCTCTTGTGAATTCATTCTAGATTATAGATTTCTTATAAAagaaaaggaatttaaaaaaaaaaattttttaattatatcatgAAGTTTATTACCCGAAATGATAAGATTAAATTACTTTTGAATGTTTGCACAGTTTTAAAACCAGATTATCGTATTTGTTATTGATAAAAAGATTACACATaccgaaaaaaaaaccatgaagcAATCGAATTCATACAGGTCAAATGCAGCTAAATATAGATTACATCCGGCGTGTTTTATTATCAGAATTTGCTTGTTTTTACTACTTCCTTTTTAAAGCTTGTAGACTGTAATTTGATAGGCGACACCCCTGTGCAACCAATCTTTAACATTCACAAGTACTATATATACAACACTAGGTGtatcaagatttttaaaaacaaattcgaTAGAGAATGTAAGATACACTGTACTAGATAAATCTTAACTATACTTTAAAAGGCAACAGGTTTCAAATATGTCAATGAAAAAGGTATGCAGCTGTATTAATCAGATAttaacatgaatattttttttacttttttttaatttcattttagacGTTAGGTATAGTTTGATTAATTGACCAAGATCTtcataaaagttttgtttatcCAAATTCTTCTTTGTgatatgacatttttatttttcacagattTGTCCCATACTTTTGCAATTGCTGACTTTGTTTTGTTGTCAAGTTAAAGGTGGCAGGGCACATTGTCGCAATCCATCTTCCGTTCGTAAGCTTGAGCGCGGCCTAAGCCTATACAAATTAAAAGACTTGCCGGAAAGTTTTTATCTAATGGATAAACTGCGCAGCAAAGTGACTGTTCCTCCTCAATACAAGGACAGTGTCTATGTCAACTTAGATAACGAGAACACGACGTGTCCAGTAACTCTGGAGAACAAATTACACGTGTGTCCCGGCTACAAGGTGATGGAATATGATAGATTCAGGATCCCAAGCATGATGCTGCAGGTTCATTGTAAATGTAACGGTTGCCTTGGCTCCCCGGACAAAGCCTGTGTGCGTCTGTTTTACTATACCAGAGTTCTAAGGGTGACGGGGTGTAACGAAAAGGGAGTGTATGTGTACGACTACTTCTGGGAGAAGGTTTCCAATGGCTGTGTCTGCATCAAAAATGATAGGCAGACGATGCCCAGAGGTTGAGAAAGGGTCCAGTATTGTGTTCGGagaatttatcattatttattgtGTTTTGTCTGCTTGAATGCTCCTTTTTATGGATATTTAAACGCAAACATCTTCATGATGAGTATATATCTTGTTGTATGTGTATGATATGTTAGAAATATTGCCAATTATTTATGTTGTCTCAAATACTCTAGTCAATACCATTATCACATTATTATCTATCACACAAGACTACCAAACTGTTATTTCAACCAATATTAAAAGACGAAGgaaggaaataaaataatagTATGTTTGCGTGTCTTTGCTCGGATGTGTAATTTATAGTGAGTATAAGAATACATGTAATGCTgtttaaattattgtattttataagtCTCACTAAATTCCGTGATACACGGTCGTTTAACGTTGTCTCCTCCTATTTGTGTTTACACATTGTCATTTTATGAACTGTAACACATCGTTTCATTTGATTCGATAtcttaaatatttctaatggagtagtgtaaattaaagaaaacgtGTTTTGTAAAGTTCGATTATTTGACAGGAAGTGCACATGTagcggagagagagagagagagagagagagagagagagagagagagagagagagagagagagagagaatcaatttaaaatctagtctttcaataaaaagatatattttttttaaaatatacatgtacattcctttTACCTCTAAGCACTGAGGAACTGGGACATTCTATTTACAAACTGTCTCAAAATGCTCTAATCAATACAATTCTATCATAACCCAATGCATTTCCTTCACAGCCAGACGCAATCTTAGGAAAGCGATAATCTCTACTGGCTAATGATCTAAATAGAGTTACATTATGGTATCGGGACTCAGGCATGTACAAATAGAGGACGTGATCTAAGTTTTTGTTTGGTTAAAGAGACACTcctcttttttgtttgttttagctTACATATTTTGGCAAGTTTTACAAATAAAGTTACCCATCACTTTAATTGTCACTAAGAAGGACATTTGCTAATTACATATTGAAATTCCTAACGATGTTGTGTAACATTGTGAATGGTCTTATAGTTGATCCATTCCGTGCTTATTTACTTttgtaataattgtatttttaacgcatttattattatgttattatttttaatttgtaattttgttcagaagtttttgataatttactttttatgtaTGATTTTATTCTCTTACTGtgcaatttgtttttcttaggttgTATTTAAAGCCGCTGAAttctttttagaatttaataaaCAAGTGTTCGTATTAAActcaaataaaaattctttattcatCAAAACAATGTGTTATTAGAGATATTCTTGATTGGCTATCAAATGCCATTATATAAGAAATAATCAAATCTGTCAGGAAGAAATATTCTTACTCAAATGCACTTTACAATCGTCGGCTATGAAACtgattgtttaattttgatttcctGACAGTATTGGGCTACTTTTATATCTAGAGCAGAGCTAGATAAGGCTCTTCTTGGCTAACCTGTGGATGATATATGTGTCGCAACTGCTCAAACCTGATATACGTATGTGGGTGAAACTTCCTTGCGGAAACTTTTCAACCTGTAAAGTTATCttctaacaagaggcccatgggccacatcgctcacctgaggaacaataggtatgataaaatcagcttaatggagtcataatacaaactatctggacaatgtacaataatacacgTGGATCctctataaataaaattcattttcccccctggatattcttttgtttttaatcattagtcccttttttaacaggatgattttatagtcatatcacatgttgagtatagcagttctcaaaaagatccttaaaaattgtttttattatgggatatatagctacatcaaactctgaaccttcttgtgaggccgaagaattgtcctggaaccaaagtcttaacaattataaagaatcatctggcggattagtttctgagaagaagatttttaaagatttacgcTATATATTCCTTCAtgaaactttaacacccccccccccaatgtggccccaccctacccctagggatcctgattttcacaactttgaatctacactacctgaggatacttccacacaagtttcagctttcctggctgattagtttctgagaagaagatttttaaagatctgctctctatattcctatgtttaaacctcgaccctccattgtggccccaccctactcccaggggtcatgattttcacaactttgaatctaaactacatgaggatgcttccacacaagtttcagctttcctggctttatggttctggagaagaagttttttgaaagattctcaaaaattttcattaatttctaattattctTGAAAAAGgatgtggcccttaattttcacaactttgaatatccTTTGCCTAagaatgatttgtgccaagtttggttgaaatcgtctcggtagttcttgagaagatgttgaaaatgtaaaaagtttacggacagacggacgaaagacaaaatgtgatcagaaaagctcattcgagctttcagctcaggtgagctaaaaatgaaatgctaatTGATAAGGAACCTACAACATTTGTGAATGACAAAATGTATTTACTCAATGATTAATAAAGCAGAGCATTTAGCATGTATCCGCAATTTTCAGAAGGCGTCTCATGCTTCCTCTATTTTAAAGAAACGCTCAcgttatcattatttttttttcatatatggatcgtatatatttacattccctatttcttatgatattttaatggtaaccttacaacaaaattttatgataaacacGATGACTTCAATTATTTCTATAGTCAAcgttccttacttatgtagcaatatatcTTCATCACCttcatatggtgtttttgtctctcagttaattcgatacacaagggcatgctcttcgtatgaacagtttctaaggcgaggcaagctactgacaaacaagttgataaaacaggactatcaacagtctcgtttgaagtcatcttttcgtaagttctatggtcgatacaacgaccttctTAGCAAATTCATGTACAaccttccactgggtcgcatgctgactgacgtttttcatactaattgttagaccataattaatcacctaattgtctacggactttttcGGGGGGggttttcccgattacgacaaagggcacacggcgggtgtgaccggtcagcagaggatgcccACTCTGCCATGGCActtgatcctacctctatctctttagaggtccgtgttgctctgctttgaatttgtatttcgttttagaggtttgagatggttgacagtttgttattgtcattttttcattacagTAATCGATTGCAATTCATATATGCATGACAAGACAGAAACCTAGGTAATCGGCCTACTGCTATaataaaaaacatgtttatagAAAAAGATTCGTACATTGTACGTTTAGTAAACATCAGGATATATGCAATCACTTCAAAGTCA is part of the Magallana gigas chromosome 3, xbMagGiga1.1, whole genome shotgun sequence genome and harbors:
- the LOC117693072 gene encoding uncharacterized protein; the encoded protein is MSMKKICPILLQLLTLFCCQVKGGRAHCRNPSSVRKLERGLSLYKLKDLPESFYLMDKLRSKVTVPPQYKDSVYVNLDNENTTCPVTLENKLHVCPGYKVMEYDRFRIPSMMLQVHCKCNGCLGSPDKACVRLFYYTRVLRVTGCNEKGVYVYDYFWEKVSNGCVCIKNDRQTMPRG